The genomic interval GCCCGCAGCATCCCCTTCGACGCCCGCTTGACGACGCGGAAGGTGCCGCCGAGGTTCGTCGCGACAACGGAGTCGAAATCGTCCTCCGTCATGCGCAGCAGCAGGGTGTCCTTCGTGATGCCGGCGTTGGCGACGACGACCTCCACCGGGCCGAGCTCGCGCTCGACCTCGCTGAAGGCGGCGTCCAGGGACGCCGCGTCGGTGACATCCGCACGGACGGTGAGCGTCCCGGCGGGCCCCTCTCCGGAACGCGCGGTGACGGCGGTGCGATAGCCCGCGGCGACGAAGCGCTCCGCGATGGCGCGGCCGATGCCGCGGTTTCCGCCGGTGACGAGGACGACGCGATCGGTGGTCATGGTGCTCCTGGATGGGCGGACGTGGGTCGGCCCCAGCCTATCCCGGGGCTCCGGATGCGTCGGGCTTCGTCAGGAACCCGGACGCCCCGATAGGCTGGCGGCGCGAGACAGGAGCCGACGATGACCGACCCCCACATCCCCGCCGCACCGGACGCCGTCCCCGGCGGATCGGATGCCGCCGCCACGCCGCCGCTGACGCCCCCGACCCCCGGGGCGGCACCCTCGGCGCCGGCCGTGCCGCCCGCTCCCCCGTACGCCGCGCCGGCCTACCAGCCGCCGACGTACCAGGCTCCCGCCTACCCGCCGCCCGCCTACCCCGGCGCCGCGCCGCAGCCGGGATACGCCCCTCCGGCCGGCTACGCGGCCCCGCCGGCGCCCGGCTACGGTGCGCCGTACGGCTACGCCCCGGCACGCAAGACGAACACGCTCGCCATCGTGTCGATGATCGCGGCGATCCTCGGCTTCATCTGGGTGCTGCCCTTCGTCGGGTCGCTCGCCGGCGCGATCATGGGTCACCTCTCGCTCGGGCAGATCAAGCGCACCGGCGAAGGCGGTCGCGGCATGGCGCTGACCGGCGTCATCCTGGGCTGGATCGGCGTCGCCATCGCCGTGCTCATCGGCGTCTTCTTCATGATCGCGATCTTCTACGGAGCCGCGAACGGCGCCCGCTACGGCAGCGCCTGACCGGGTCCGCCCCGCCGCCGCGCGGCGTAGGCTGAAAGCACCGTGAAGAACTCTGCTGCTCAGTCTGCGACGTCGTTGCCGCGCGCCCCGCGCGACGACGCACACACGCGCATGACGAAGTACTTCACGATGATGGCGATCCGCGTCGCCTGCTTCGTGCTCATGGTCGTCGTGACCCCCTACGGCTGGTACACCTGGCTGTTCGCCGTCGGGGCGTGCTTCCTGCCGTACGTCGCGGTCGTCGTCGCCAATGTCGCCGCCGCCCCGGCGCAGCGCGCCGTACCTCCCGAGCGCGCGATCGCACCGGCCGCCCCGCCGGGCACCGCCCCCGGACCCGCAGGAGTGATCCGCATCCACGAGACCGACGCCGCCCCGCCGCCCTCGCCACGGCAGGACGACCCGTGACGGCGCCCGTCTGCTCACGGGCAGGATGCCGGGACGCAGCCACCTGGCTGGTGCGCTGGCGGAACCCCCGCATCCACTCCGCCGACCGACGCAAAGTGTGGTCGGCGTGCGACGCGCACGTCGGCTATCTCCGCGACTATCTGGCGGCGCGGGACTTCCCGGTCGAGGTCGTCGCCTACGAGAGCGGAGTCGCGTCGTGAACCGTCGCACCGCGCTGCGGTGGACCGGCTACGTCGCCGTGGCCATCGCGTTCGCCATCGCCTGCGCCTTCCTGTCGAACTGGCAGTTCACGCGCAACGCCGAGCGGGAACGTCAGCTGGGCCTCATCGCCGCCAACTACGACGCGGTGCCCGTCGCACTGCGCGAGCTGATCCCGGCCGGCGGCGGGTTCGATCCGGCCGACCAGTGGCACCCCGTCACCCTCGTCGGCGAGTACCTGACGGACGACACCCTCCTCGCGCGCAACCGCGCTCACGGCGGCACGAGCGCCTTCGAGGTGCTCGTGCCGTTCCGCACGGTCGACGGCGACGTGTTCCTCGTCGACCGCGGCTGGGTGCCGCCGGGCGACGATCAGCCCGAGCCCGATGCGATCCCCGCGGCGCCGACGGGGCAGGTCACCGTCGTCGCACGGCTGAAGCCGGGCGAGCCGCTGCCGAACTCCGGCCGTTCGGCGCCTGAGGGCCAGGTGCCGACCATCAATCTGCCGCTGATCGCCCAGGCGACCGGCCAGGACAGCATGGTCACGAGCGCCTACGGCCTCATGGTCTCGGAGGATCCCGCACCCAGGGCTGCGCCGAACCCGCTCGAGTCGCCGTCGGATGACCCCGGGCCGCACCTGTCGTATGCGATCCAGTGGATCCTCTTCGCCGTCATGGGGTTCGTGTTCATCTGGTACATGATCCGCACCGAGCTCCGGCATCGCCGCGAGGACGCGGAGGACGCGGCCGCCGCCGACGCCGCGGCTCCGGCGTCCCCCGGGATCGCGGTGGCGGATGCCGACGCCGCAGCGGTGCCGGCGGCATCCCCTCGCCCGCGGCGACGCCGCGAAGGCCGCAAGCGCGACCGCGACATGGTGGACGAGGACGCGCTGCTCGACGAGCTCACGCCGCGCTGAGCGCTCGCGTCACGCCCGTTCGCCAGACCGCGTCACGCCAGTTCAATCAGGTCGACGTAGTCGCGACCCCAGATGTCCTCGACGCCGTCGGGCAGGATGAGCACGCGCTCGGGGTTCAGCGCCTGCACGGCGCCGGAGTCGTGCGAGACGAGCACCACGGCGCCCTCGTAATGCGCGAGCGCGCCGAGGATCTCCTCGCGGGACGCCGGGTCGAGGTTGTTCGTCGGCTCGTCGAGCAGCAGCATGTTCGCGCTCGAGACGACGAGGGTCGCGAGTGACAGGCGCGTCTTCTCACCGCCGGAGAGCACACCGGCGGGCTTCAGCACGTCATCGCCGGTGAACAGGAACGAGCCGAGCACCTTGCGCGCCTCGGTGGCGGTGATGTCGGGCGCGGCCGACATCATGTTCTCGAGGACCGAGCGGCTGACGTCGAGGTTCTCGTGCTCCTGCGCGTAGTACCCGATCTTCAGGCCGTGCCCGGGCTCGAGGATGCCGGTGTCGGGCTTGTCGACGCCGGCGAGAATGCGCAGCAGCGTCGTCTTGCCGGCGCCGTTCAAGCCGAGGACGACGACCTTCGAGCCGCGGTCGATCGCGAGGTCGACGTCGGTGAAGATCTCCAGCGATCCGTACGACTTCGACAGGTTCTTCGCCATGAGCGGGGTCTTGCCGCACGGTGCGGGCTTGGGGAACCGCAGCTTCGCGACGCGGTCCTCCTGGCGCACCTCCTCGAGGCCCGAGAGCATCTTCTCGGCGCGCGCGACCATCTGGTGCGCGGCGGCGGCCTTCGAGGCCTTCGCGCCGAAGCGCGCGGCCTGCAGCTTCAGCGCCGTGGCCTTCTTCTCGATGTTGGCGCGCTCCTTCTTGCGGCGCTCCTCGTCGGCCACCCGCTGACGCAGGTAGTTCTTCCAGTTCATGTTGTAGACGTCGATGACCTGGCGCATCGCGTCGAGGTAGAAGACGCGGTTGACGGTCTCGCCGACGAGCTCGACGTCGTGGCTGATGACGATCAGCCCGCCCTTGTAGTTCTTGAGGAACTCCCGCAGCCACACGACACTGTCGGCGTCGAGGTGGTTGGTGGGCTCGTCGAGGATCATCGTCTGCGCGTCCGAGAACAGGATGCGGGCGAGCTCGATGCGGCGGCGCTGACCACCCGACAGGGTCTTCAGCGGCTGGTCGAGGATGCGGTCCGGCAGCGACAGGTTGTGCGCGATGGATGCCGCCTCGGACTCGGCCGCATAGCCGCCGAGCGCTTCGAAGCGCTCCATGAGGTTGCCGTAGCGACGCATCGCCTTCGCGGCGACCTTCTCGTCGGCATCCCCCATCTGCAGCGACGCCTCGTGCATCTGCAACGCCAGGGTGCCGAGACCGCGGGCGTCGAGGATGCGCGTGCGAGCGAGCATCTCGGGATCGCCCGAACGCGGGTCCTGCGGGAGGTAGCCGAGCTCGCCGGAGCGTTCGATCTTGCCGTCGGCGGGGATGAGATCGCCCGCGAGCACCTTCGTGAGCGTCGTCTTGCCGGCGCCGTTGCGCCCGACGAGGCCGATCTTGTCGCCGTCGGACACGCGGAACGACACGTCGGCCATGAGCGTGCGGGCGCCCACGCGGATCTCGAGGTCGTGCACGGCGAGCACAGCGGACGTCCGTTCTTCAGCGGGAGGGTTCAGGCGGCCGATCGGCCGACTTTCTAGTCTACCCGGGGCGGCGGAGGGTCAGCTCCGCCGTGACGCGCTCACGCCGGCCGCCTCCCGGGCACGGTCGACGTGCTCGGCGGACCATGAACTTCAGGCCGTAGGCGACGGGATAGAGCGCCTCGGAAACTACCGCTGTGCGACTCTCTACAAACACGTGCCCCTCGCACGATGGACGGCGTCCAAGAACCCGGGCGCCCCACGCCCTAGGCTGAGTCGCGACACCCCGGCATCCCGTGCCGACCCACGACTTCCCAAGGAGCGCGCATGTCTCTCGCCGTCCCCGTCCGCCGCCCCGTGCTGGCCGACCTCATCGCCCGCCCGTCCGGTCGCGCGCGCGCCGTCGCCCTCGATGCGGCGCTCGTCGTCGCCGGTGCCGCGGTCGTCGCACTGCTCGCTCAGGTCGAGGTGCCGCTGTGGCCGGTCCCCATCACGGGTCAGACGCTCGCCGTCGTCGTGGTCGGCGCCGCCCTCGGCGCACGCCGGGGCGCTGCATCCCTCGTGACCTACCTGCTCGCGGGCCTTGCCGGTCTTCCCGTCTTCGCCGGGTTCACCGGCACGGTCGCCGCGCTGGCGAAGCCGAGCTTCGGGTTCGTCATCGGCTTCGTGTTCGCCGCCTTCGTCGCCGGCTGGTTCGCCGAGCGCGCCTGGGACCGTCGGCCGTTGCTCGCCTTCGCCGGATTCGTCGCCGCCAGCGCGATCCCGTTCGTCTTCGGCATCCCGTACATGGCGTTCATCCTGAACGTCGTCGGCGGCGGCTCGTTCGGTGTCGGCGAGATCCTGCAGTTCGGCCTCTGGCCGTTCATCGTCGGCGGGCTCGTCAAGGCTGCCCTCGCGGCGCTCCTGATCCCGGCCGCGTGGGCGGG from Microbacterium aurum carries:
- a CDS encoding ABC-F family ATP-binding cassette domain-containing protein: MLAVHDLEIRVGARTLMADVSFRVSDGDKIGLVGRNGAGKTTLTKVLAGDLIPADGKIERSGELGYLPQDPRSGDPEMLARTRILDARGLGTLALQMHEASLQMGDADEKVAAKAMRRYGNLMERFEALGGYAAESEAASIAHNLSLPDRILDQPLKTLSGGQRRRIELARILFSDAQTMILDEPTNHLDADSVVWLREFLKNYKGGLIVISHDVELVGETVNRVFYLDAMRQVIDVYNMNWKNYLRQRVADEERRKKERANIEKKATALKLQAARFGAKASKAAAAHQMVARAEKMLSGLEEVRQEDRVAKLRFPKPAPCGKTPLMAKNLSKSYGSLEIFTDVDLAIDRGSKVVVLGLNGAGKTTLLRILAGVDKPDTGILEPGHGLKIGYYAQEHENLDVSRSVLENMMSAAPDITATEARKVLGSFLFTGDDVLKPAGVLSGGEKTRLSLATLVVSSANMLLLDEPTNNLDPASREEILGALAHYEGAVVLVSHDSGAVQALNPERVLILPDGVEDIWGRDYVDLIELA
- a CDS encoding DUF3099 domain-containing protein — translated: MKNSAAQSATSLPRAPRDDAHTRMTKYFTMMAIRVACFVLMVVVTPYGWYTWLFAVGACFLPYVAVVVANVAAAPAQRAVPPERAIAPAAPPGTAPGPAGVIRIHETDAAPPPSPRQDDP
- a CDS encoding biotin transporter BioY produces the protein MSLAVPVRRPVLADLIARPSGRARAVALDAALVVAGAAVVALLAQVEVPLWPVPITGQTLAVVVVGAALGARRGAASLVTYLLAGLAGLPVFAGFTGTVAALAKPSFGFVIGFVFAAFVAGWFAERAWDRRPLLAFAGFVAASAIPFVFGIPYMAFILNVVGGGSFGVGEILQFGLWPFIVGGLVKAALAALLIPAAWAGVRAVDRRNNG
- a CDS encoding DUF4190 domain-containing protein, whose product is MTDPHIPAAPDAVPGGSDAAATPPLTPPTPGAAPSAPAVPPAPPYAAPAYQPPTYQAPAYPPPAYPGAAPQPGYAPPAGYAAPPAPGYGAPYGYAPARKTNTLAIVSMIAAILGFIWVLPFVGSLAGAIMGHLSLGQIKRTGEGGRGMALTGVILGWIGVAIAVLIGVFFMIAIFYGAANGARYGSA
- a CDS encoding SURF1 family cytochrome oxidase biogenesis protein, with the protein product MNRRTALRWTGYVAVAIAFAIACAFLSNWQFTRNAERERQLGLIAANYDAVPVALRELIPAGGGFDPADQWHPVTLVGEYLTDDTLLARNRAHGGTSAFEVLVPFRTVDGDVFLVDRGWVPPGDDQPEPDAIPAAPTGQVTVVARLKPGEPLPNSGRSAPEGQVPTINLPLIAQATGQDSMVTSAYGLMVSEDPAPRAAPNPLESPSDDPGPHLSYAIQWILFAVMGFVFIWYMIRTELRHRREDAEDAAAADAAAPASPGIAVADADAAAVPAASPRPRRRREGRKRDRDMVDEDALLDELTPR
- the fabG gene encoding 3-oxoacyl-ACP reductase FabG; this translates as MTTDRVVLVTGGNRGIGRAIAERFVAAGYRTAVTARSGEGPAGTLTVRADVTDAASLDAAFSEVERELGPVEVVVANAGITKDTLLLRMTEDDFDSVVATNLGGTFRVVKRASKGMLRAKWGRVILISSVVGLYGSAGQINYSSSKAALVGFARSLTRELGGRGITANVVAPGFIETDMTAELPEETQAEYKRNIPAGRFATADEVAGVVAWLASDDAAYISGAVIPVDGGLGMGH